A region of Maridesulfovibrio sp. DNA encodes the following proteins:
- the rplJ gene encoding 50S ribosomal protein L10 encodes MNRQEKAQIIEQLKEKAERASIAIVTDFKGLEVEEFTRLRASLRSVGVDCHVVKNTLARLAFTGTDHEVLADKFKENCAVVIGYDDPVAAAKAVADFAKESKTFDMRFASLEGKYLDEDGVKALSKLPSKEELLGKTLGTMNAVPTNFVSLLANVPRGFLNVLTALKDQKEAA; translated from the coding sequence GTGAACAGGCAAGAAAAAGCCCAGATTATTGAGCAGCTTAAAGAAAAAGCTGAAAGGGCGAGTATTGCCATCGTTACCGACTTTAAAGGCCTTGAAGTAGAAGAGTTTACTCGTCTGCGCGCAAGCCTGAGAAGCGTCGGTGTCGATTGCCATGTAGTCAAGAACACTCTGGCCCGGTTGGCTTTCACTGGTACTGATCATGAAGTACTGGCTGACAAATTCAAGGAAAACTGCGCTGTAGTAATTGGATATGATGATCCTGTTGCAGCAGCAAAAGCAGTCGCTGATTTCGCAAAAGAAAGCAAAACTTTCGATATGCGTTTCGCATCCCTTGAGGGCAAATATCTTGACGAAGATGGCGTGAAGGCGCTTTCCAAGCTCCCGAGCAAGGAAGAGCTCCTCGGCAAAACTCTGGGTACAATGAATGCAGTACCTACCAACTTTGTGAGCTTGCTCGCAAATGTACCCCGCGGTTTCCTGAACGTTCTGACTGCATTGAAAGATCAGAAAGAAGCTGCATAA
- the rpmG gene encoding 50S ribosomal protein L33 translates to MRVKVQMQCTECKRRNYSTMKNKKNTTGRIELKKYCPFDKKHTLHRESK, encoded by the coding sequence ATGCGTGTCAAAGTTCAGATGCAGTGCACCGAGTGTAAGCGTCGTAACTATTCGACGATGAAGAACAAGAAGAACACTACTGGTCGTATCGAGTTGAAGAAGTATTGCCCTTTTGATAAGAAGCATACTCTTCACAGAGAGTCCAAGTAG
- the rplL gene encoding 50S ribosomal protein L7/L12, with protein sequence MADITKDQVVDFISNMTVLELSEFIKELEEKFGVSAAAPVAAVAAMPGAAGGEAAAGEEQTEFDVILKSAGGNKIAVIKAVRALTGLGLKEAKAKVDEAPAAIKEGVEKAEAEEALKQLEEAGAEAEMK encoded by the coding sequence ATGGCAGATATCACCAAAGATCAGGTAGTTGATTTTATTTCCAATATGACCGTTCTCGAACTCTCCGAGTTCATCAAAGAACTTGAAGAAAAATTCGGCGTTTCCGCTGCAGCTCCCGTAGCAGCAGTAGCAGCTATGCCCGGCGCAGCTGGCGGCGAAGCAGCAGCTGGCGAAGAGCAGACTGAATTCGACGTAATTCTGAAGTCTGCTGGCGGCAACAAAATTGCTGTAATCAAAGCTGTTCGCGCTCTGACCGGTCTCGGCCTCAAAGAAGCCAAGGCTAAAGTTGACGAAGCTCCCGCAGCTATCAAAGAAGGCGTTGAAAAAGCAGAAGCTGAAGAAGCTCTCAAGCAGCTTGAAGAAGCCGGTGCTGAAGCCGAAATGAAGTAA
- the tuf gene encoding elongation factor Tu — MGKAKFERGKPHVNIGTIGHIDHGKTTLTAAITKIAGLAGNGEYVAFDEIDKAPEEKERGITIATAHVEYETEARHYAHVDCPGHADYIKNMITGAAQMDGAILVVAATDGPMPQTREHILLARQVGVPGIVVFLNKCDMVDDEELLELVEMEVRELLSSYDFPGDDLPVIQGSALKALECESADDEAAKPILELLAACDSYIEEPERDIDKPFLMPIEDVFSISGRGTVVTGRVERGVIKVGEEVEIVGIRETVKTTCTGVEMFRKLLDQGQAGDNVGVLLRGTKRDEVERGQVLAAPKSINPHTKFKAEVYVLSKDEGGRHTPFFSGYRPQFYFRTTDITGVVTLEEGVEMVMPGDNATFNVEMINPIAMDPGLRFAIREGGRTVGAGVVTEILE; from the coding sequence ATGGGTAAGGCTAAATTTGAACGCGGTAAGCCTCATGTTAATATCGGTACCATCGGTCACATTGACCACGGTAAAACCACTCTGACTGCTGCTATCACCAAGATCGCAGGTCTTGCTGGTAACGGCGAATATGTTGCTTTCGACGAAATCGACAAGGCTCCCGAAGAAAAAGAACGCGGTATCACCATTGCTACCGCTCACGTAGAATACGAAACCGAAGCACGTCACTACGCTCACGTAGACTGCCCCGGTCACGCTGACTACATCAAAAACATGATCACCGGTGCTGCTCAGATGGACGGCGCAATCCTCGTTGTTGCTGCTACTGACGGTCCCATGCCCCAGACTCGTGAGCACATCCTGCTTGCTCGTCAGGTTGGCGTTCCCGGAATCGTTGTATTCCTGAACAAATGTGACATGGTTGATGATGAAGAACTCCTCGAGCTCGTAGAAATGGAAGTTCGTGAACTTCTTTCCTCTTACGATTTCCCCGGTGATGACCTTCCCGTTATCCAGGGTTCCGCTCTGAAAGCTCTCGAATGCGAAAGCGCTGATGATGAAGCTGCTAAGCCTATTCTCGAGCTCCTCGCTGCTTGTGACTCCTACATTGAAGAGCCCGAGCGCGATATCGACAAACCTTTCCTCATGCCCATCGAAGACGTTTTCTCCATCTCCGGTCGTGGTACCGTTGTTACCGGTCGTGTTGAGCGCGGTGTAATCAAAGTTGGTGAAGAAGTTGAAATCGTTGGTATCCGCGAGACCGTTAAGACTACCTGTACCGGTGTTGAAATGTTCCGCAAGCTCCTCGACCAGGGTCAGGCTGGTGACAACGTTGGTGTACTCCTTCGTGGTACCAAGCGTGATGAAGTTGAGCGCGGCCAGGTTCTCGCTGCTCCCAAATCCATCAACCCCCACACCAAGTTCAAGGCAGAAGTTTACGTTCTGTCCAAAGACGAAGGTGGACGTCACACTCCTTTCTTCTCCGGTTACCGTCCTCAGTTCTACTTCCGTACAACTGACATCACCGGTGTTGTAACTCTCGAAGAAGGCGTTGAAATGGTTATGCCTGGCGATAACGCAACTTTCAACGTTGAAATGATCAACCCCATCGCTATGGATCCGGGTCTGCGCTTCGCTATTCGCGAAGGTGGCCGTACCGTAGGCGCAGGAGTTGTTACCGAAATTCTGGAGTAA
- the rpoB gene encoding DNA-directed RNA polymerase subunit beta, which yields MGQLRKIFGKIKVTLPIPHLLELQVDSFKKFLQEGVAPASRADVGLEGVFRSVFPIEDFNKTASLEYVSYDIGEPKYDMDECISKGLTYEAPIRIKVRLVVFDVDEETESRTIRDIKEQDIYFGTVPLMSEQGTFIINGTERVIVNQLQRSPGIIFEHDSGKTHTSRKVLYSCRIIPMRGSWLDFDFDHKDILYVRIDRRRKMPATVLLKAMGLSKQDILDYFYEVEEYQIDRHIVRRKVVENQFRKENAWVDLCLEDGKVIVNRDKPVTKFSWKKLIRGGVEYIEVDPKSLVGQFAFNDITDPDTGEVIAEAADEITEDIFERILEVGLKDVKVLHTQGADVSSALRDSMMLDKTTDVESAQIEIYRRLRPSSPPTAEIAANFFENLFRSSDYYDLSSVGRYKLNARLNIETPLELRTLTNEDILTAVKVLCKLKDSHGPADDIDNLGNRRVRPVGELVENQYRIGLVRMERAIKERMSLQEVATLMPHDLINPKPVAAVLKEFFGTSQLSQFMDQTNPLSEVTHKRRLSALGPGGLTRERAGFEVRDVHVSHYGRICPIETPEGPNIGLIVSLTTYSKVNDFGFIESPYRTIKDSTMTDEILYYDATREVGHVVAQANAPIDENGMFSNPLVTARLNGDVSMHPREDATLMDISPSQTVSVSAALIPFLEHDDANRALMGSNMQRQAVPLLKTSKPLVGTGMEANVAQDSGSCVLAENDGVIDYVDAERLVVRYDDGVYPDTGGVKHYELQKWHKSNQNSCYGQRPRLPIGTPVKKGDVLADGPGISDGELALGKNLLVAFMPWCGYNFEDSILISERVVKEDVFTSVHIEEFELVARDTKLGPEEVTRDIPNVSEDMLSNLDECGIIRLGARIAPDDILVGKITPKGETQLTPEEKLLRAIFGDKARDVKNTSLKVPPGIEGTIVDVKVFNRRSGEKDDRTRNIEDFELAKHDMKESKHIESLTNKTRVKIAEVVVNKQIAQTLMGRRKGEVLAEAGHIITDEVLAEVPLKKLGGLFADKDTNEAVKQLLAEYDKQIRIIKGIYDVKREKVTEGDDLPPGVIKMVKVYIAVKRKLSVGDKMAGRHGNKGVVSNILPEQDLPFFANGTPVDIVLNPLGVPSRMNIGQIMETHLGWAALALGQKFAAMLDSGEALGVIRQEIKDTFDSEDVYELIDSLDDEEFRLAVNKARDGIVTKTPVFDGATEEEIWDLVGKTGIGEDGKVTLYDGRTGDPFHNRVTVGVMYILKLHHLVDEKIHARSTGPYSLVTQQPLGGKAQFGGQRLGEMEVWALEAYGAAYLLQEFLTVKSDDVTGRVKMYEKIVKGDNFLEAGLPESFNVLVKELMSLGLDVNLLQDEAEETAAADKK from the coding sequence ATGGGTCAGCTCAGAAAAATATTTGGAAAGATCAAAGTTACTCTGCCGATTCCCCACTTGCTTGAACTGCAGGTGGATTCCTTCAAAAAATTCCTTCAGGAAGGCGTAGCCCCCGCAAGCCGGGCGGACGTCGGACTCGAAGGGGTTTTTCGTTCGGTTTTTCCGATTGAGGATTTCAATAAAACCGCAAGCCTCGAATATGTCAGCTACGACATCGGCGAGCCTAAATATGATATGGATGAGTGTATATCCAAGGGCCTCACTTATGAAGCTCCGATCCGTATCAAGGTTCGCCTTGTGGTTTTTGATGTCGATGAAGAGACTGAAAGCAGAACTATCCGCGACATTAAAGAGCAGGATATTTATTTCGGAACCGTGCCGCTTATGAGCGAGCAGGGAACCTTTATTATAAATGGTACTGAACGCGTTATAGTTAACCAGCTCCAGCGTTCTCCCGGTATCATCTTCGAACATGATTCCGGCAAAACCCATACTAGCCGCAAGGTTCTGTATAGCTGCCGCATTATTCCTATGCGCGGTTCCTGGTTGGATTTTGACTTCGACCATAAAGATATTCTTTATGTTCGTATTGACCGTCGTCGAAAAATGCCTGCGACTGTGCTTCTTAAAGCCATGGGCCTTTCCAAGCAGGACATACTCGACTACTTTTATGAAGTTGAAGAGTATCAGATTGACCGTCATATTGTGCGCCGCAAGGTTGTCGAAAATCAGTTCCGTAAGGAAAATGCATGGGTTGACCTCTGCCTTGAAGATGGCAAAGTCATCGTCAACCGCGATAAGCCTGTAACTAAGTTCAGCTGGAAAAAACTTATCCGCGGTGGTGTTGAATACATTGAAGTTGATCCCAAGTCTCTTGTAGGACAATTTGCTTTCAACGACATCACTGACCCGGATACTGGCGAAGTAATTGCTGAAGCAGCTGATGAGATCACCGAAGATATCTTTGAACGCATTCTTGAAGTGGGTCTCAAAGATGTCAAAGTTCTGCACACTCAGGGTGCCGATGTATCTTCCGCATTGCGTGATTCCATGATGCTGGATAAGACCACAGACGTTGAATCTGCTCAGATTGAAATCTACCGCAGACTTCGCCCCAGCTCTCCGCCTACAGCTGAAATCGCTGCAAACTTCTTTGAGAACCTGTTCCGCAGTTCAGATTACTACGACCTTTCCAGTGTTGGTCGCTATAAGTTGAACGCGCGTCTCAATATTGAGACTCCCCTTGAGTTACGCACATTGACCAATGAAGACATTCTTACTGCGGTCAAGGTTCTTTGCAAGCTTAAGGACAGCCACGGTCCCGCTGATGATATTGATAACCTCGGTAACAGACGTGTCCGTCCTGTTGGTGAACTGGTGGAAAACCAGTACCGTATCGGTCTGGTGCGCATGGAAAGAGCCATCAAGGAGCGCATGAGCCTTCAGGAAGTGGCCACTCTTATGCCGCATGACCTGATCAACCCCAAGCCGGTGGCAGCAGTACTGAAGGAATTCTTCGGAACTTCCCAGTTGTCACAGTTCATGGACCAGACCAACCCTCTTTCCGAAGTCACCCATAAGCGCAGACTTTCGGCCTTGGGACCCGGTGGTCTTACCCGTGAACGAGCAGGCTTCGAAGTTCGTGACGTACATGTTTCTCACTACGGACGAATCTGCCCCATTGAAACTCCTGAAGGTCCGAACATCGGTCTGATTGTTTCTTTGACAACATACTCCAAGGTCAATGATTTCGGTTTCATTGAAAGTCCTTACAGGACCATCAAAGATTCTACCATGACCGATGAGATTTTATATTATGATGCTACCCGTGAAGTAGGACATGTTGTTGCTCAGGCGAACGCACCCATTGATGAAAATGGTATGTTCTCCAACCCGTTGGTAACCGCACGTCTTAACGGTGATGTTTCCATGCATCCGCGAGAGGACGCTACTCTTATGGACATCAGCCCCAGCCAGACAGTTTCCGTGTCTGCTGCACTGATTCCTTTCCTTGAGCATGACGATGCTAACCGCGCACTCATGGGTTCCAACATGCAGCGTCAGGCTGTTCCCCTGTTGAAAACCTCCAAGCCTCTGGTCGGTACCGGCATGGAAGCTAACGTAGCTCAGGACTCCGGTAGCTGCGTTCTCGCTGAGAATGACGGTGTTATTGACTATGTTGATGCTGAACGTCTTGTTGTTCGTTATGACGACGGTGTTTATCCCGACACCGGCGGCGTTAAGCACTACGAGCTGCAGAAATGGCATAAGTCAAACCAGAACTCGTGCTACGGACAGCGTCCCCGTCTGCCGATCGGTACCCCTGTCAAAAAAGGCGATGTTCTTGCTGACGGCCCCGGTATTTCTGATGGTGAACTTGCTCTTGGTAAGAACCTGCTTGTAGCTTTTATGCCCTGGTGCGGATACAACTTTGAGGACTCCATCCTCATTTCCGAGCGCGTGGTCAAGGAAGACGTGTTTACCTCAGTACATATTGAGGAGTTTGAACTGGTCGCCCGTGATACCAAGCTCGGACCCGAAGAAGTCACACGTGATATTCCCAACGTGAGTGAAGACATGCTCAGCAACCTTGACGAATGCGGTATCATTCGCCTCGGTGCACGCATCGCGCCCGATGATATCCTTGTCGGTAAGATCACTCCCAAAGGTGAAACCCAGCTTACTCCCGAAGAAAAGCTGCTTCGTGCAATCTTCGGTGACAAAGCCCGCGATGTGAAAAACACTTCACTTAAAGTTCCGCCGGGAATCGAAGGTACTATCGTTGATGTAAAAGTCTTCAACCGTCGTTCCGGTGAAAAAGACGACCGTACCAGAAATATTGAGGATTTCGAGCTTGCCAAACATGACATGAAAGAGAGCAAGCATATTGAATCCCTGACTAACAAAACCCGCGTTAAAATTGCGGAAGTTGTTGTAAATAAGCAGATCGCCCAGACCCTCATGGGTCGCAGAAAGGGTGAGGTTCTTGCAGAAGCCGGACACATCATAACTGATGAAGTTCTTGCTGAAGTACCTCTCAAGAAACTGGGCGGACTCTTTGCAGATAAAGATACCAACGAAGCAGTTAAGCAACTGCTCGCTGAATATGATAAGCAGATTCGCATCATCAAGGGTATTTACGATGTGAAGCGCGAAAAAGTTACCGAAGGTGATGACCTGCCCCCGGGCGTAATCAAGATGGTCAAAGTCTACATCGCTGTTAAGCGTAAGCTTAGCGTTGGTGACAAAATGGCCGGTCGCCACGGTAACAAGGGTGTTGTATCCAACATCTTGCCTGAACAGGATCTTCCGTTCTTTGCAAACGGTACTCCCGTTGATATCGTGCTGAACCCCCTTGGTGTTCCTTCACGTATGAACATCGGTCAGATCATGGAAACGCATCTTGGCTGGGCGGCTCTCGCATTGGGACAGAAGTTCGCAGCTATGCTTGATTCCGGCGAAGCTCTCGGAGTTATCCGTCAGGAGATCAAGGACACCTTTGACTCCGAAGATGTCTACGAACTGATCGATTCTCTGGATGATGAAGAATTCAGACTGGCAGTAAATAAAGCACGCGACGGTATTGTCACCAAAACCCCGGTCTTTGACGGTGCAACCGAAGAAGAAATCTGGGATCTGGTCGGCAAAACCGGTATTGGCGAAGATGGTAAAGTCACCCTGTACGACGGACGTACCGGTGATCCTTTCCACAACCGCGTAACCGTAGGCGTAATGTACATTCTCAAGCTTCATCACCTTGTTGATGAAAAGATCCACGCCCGTTCTACCGGTCCTTACTCGCTGGTTACCCAGCAGCCTCTCGGCGGTAAAGCCCAGTTTGGTGGTCAGCGTCTTGGTGAGATGGAAGTTTGGGCTCTTGAAGCTTACGGTGCAGCCTACCTGCTTCAGGAATTCCTGACTGTAAAGTCCGATGATGTGACCGGTCGTGTTAAGATGTACGAAAAGATCGTCAAGGGAGATAACTTCCTTGAAGCCGGTCTGCCTGAATCCTTTAACGTTCTGGTCAAGGAGCTCATGTCCCTTGGCCTTGATGTTAACCTCCTTCAGGACGAAGCAGAAGAAACTGCTGCTGCCGACAAGAAATAA
- the nusG gene encoding transcription termination/antitermination protein NusG, translating to MNADAEKPQGRKARWYIVHTYSGFEQRVEQTVREMMRTGQDKGLIEEVVVPTEKVVELVKGEKRTSTRKFYPGYVMIKMIMEDESWHLIQSIPRVTGFIGGKNRPTPMRDSEAAKILSLMEDRQEQPRPKFNFDRGDEVRVIDGPFSGFNGVVEDVNYDKGKLRVSVSIFGRQTPVELDFVQVTKG from the coding sequence ATGAACGCAGACGCTGAAAAACCTCAGGGAAGGAAGGCCCGTTGGTACATTGTTCATACCTATTCAGGTTTTGAACAGCGGGTTGAGCAGACTGTCCGTGAGATGATGAGAACCGGTCAGGACAAAGGACTGATTGAAGAGGTTGTCGTTCCCACGGAAAAAGTTGTTGAGTTGGTTAAAGGGGAAAAAAGAACATCTACTCGGAAATTTTATCCGGGTTATGTCATGATCAAAATGATCATGGAGGATGAATCATGGCATCTCATCCAGTCTATTCCTCGTGTTACCGGATTTATCGGTGGCAAAAATAGACCGACTCCAATGCGCGACAGCGAAGCAGCCAAAATCCTGAGCCTGATGGAAGACCGTCAGGAACAGCCGAGACCTAAGTTCAACTTTGATCGTGGCGATGAAGTCAGGGTCATTGATGGACCTTTCAGCGGTTTCAACGGCGTTGTAGAAGATGTCAACTACGATAAAGGCAAGCTTCGGGTGTCAGTCTCCATTTTCGGCCGCCAGACCCCGGTGGAACTTGACTTCGTTCAGGTAACCAAAGGGTAG
- a CDS encoding tRNA-dihydrouridine synthase family protein — translation MKSLPISPDNPWLAPLAGYSDLPFRMLCRKRGCAVACTEMVSVKGLKYDGKGTKALLATSEEDTPLVVQLFGGEPQDYSDTMPHLIEQGYSFFDLNSGCPVKKVLKTGGGSALHLDPDRLVETASTMVRTAGEGKVGVKIRLGFMNGEDNYLEIARRLEDVGVAWITMHPRYAKQMFSGEADWTKLAVLKQSVSIPVIGSGDLFTAEDGMECIRQTGIDGIMFARGALFDPAIFARYLRLLDHPKCDDLPPFDLGKTMEEHINITREFDGSTRSFRKIRSILPRYAKGMDGIRTIRGRLTACADWEELIEAAREVSNLTCERC, via the coding sequence ATGAAATCACTTCCAATAAGCCCAGATAACCCCTGGCTGGCGCCTCTTGCCGGATACTCGGACCTGCCCTTTCGCATGCTCTGCCGTAAGCGCGGTTGCGCTGTGGCATGTACGGAAATGGTCAGCGTTAAAGGTCTCAAATACGACGGCAAGGGAACCAAAGCCCTGCTCGCGACCTCCGAGGAAGATACTCCGCTGGTGGTCCAGCTCTTCGGCGGGGAGCCGCAGGACTATTCGGATACTATGCCCCATCTGATAGAACAGGGCTACTCTTTTTTTGATTTAAACTCAGGCTGTCCGGTTAAGAAAGTCCTTAAAACCGGGGGCGGATCTGCCCTTCATCTCGATCCTGACCGTCTCGTCGAAACGGCTTCGACTATGGTTCGCACTGCGGGAGAAGGTAAAGTCGGCGTAAAAATCCGGCTTGGGTTCATGAATGGTGAAGATAACTACCTGGAAATTGCCCGACGCCTTGAAGATGTCGGAGTGGCATGGATAACCATGCATCCACGCTATGCCAAGCAAATGTTCTCCGGAGAAGCTGACTGGACCAAGCTGGCAGTATTGAAGCAATCTGTTTCCATCCCGGTAATCGGCAGCGGTGACCTTTTTACTGCAGAAGACGGTATGGAATGTATCAGGCAGACAGGGATTGACGGAATAATGTTTGCTCGCGGCGCCCTTTTTGACCCGGCTATATTCGCCCGTTATCTGCGTTTGCTTGATCATCCGAAATGCGACGACCTGCCGCCGTTCGACCTGGGCAAGACAATGGAAGAACATATCAACATAACCCGTGAATTCGACGGCAGTACCCGCTCTTTCAGAAAAATCAGATCGATTCTCCCCCGCTATGCCAAGGGAATGGATGGAATCAGGACCATAAGGGGCAGACTTACAGCTTGCGCAGACTGGGAAGAACTTATCGAAGCAGCACGGGAAGTATCCAACCTTACGTGCGAACGTTGCTAA
- the rplK gene encoding 50S ribosomal protein L11 produces MAKKEIGKIKLQIPAGSANPSPPVGPALGQHGVNIMEFCKAFNAKTQDQKGMIIPVIITVYQDRSFSFITKTPPASTLLLKAAKLPKGSGEPNKNKVGKVTKAQIKEIAELKAPDLTAADTEAAMKSIMGTARSMGIEVTD; encoded by the coding sequence ATGGCCAAGAAAGAAATAGGCAAAATCAAGCTTCAGATACCTGCTGGCTCTGCAAACCCGTCCCCACCGGTCGGTCCTGCACTCGGTCAGCATGGTGTAAATATAATGGAATTCTGCAAGGCGTTCAACGCCAAAACGCAGGATCAGAAGGGCATGATCATTCCGGTGATCATTACTGTCTACCAAGACAGGTCCTTTTCCTTCATTACCAAGACTCCGCCGGCATCCACCCTTCTGCTGAAGGCTGCAAAGCTGCCGAAAGGTTCCGGCGAGCCTAACAAGAACAAGGTCGGTAAAGTGACCAAAGCTCAGATTAAAGAAATTGCTGAGCTTAAGGCTCCCGACCTGACCGCTGCCGATACTGAAGCTGCCATGAAATCTATCATGGGAACAGCCCGCAGTATGGGCATTGAAGTCACAGACTAG
- the secE gene encoding preprotein translocase subunit SecE: MAKKKNKGAGVQAKAETQGAGGKIKEFTEFLEQSKVEIKKVVWPTQKETIQTCTAVLVLVVVMSLFLGVVDMGLSKLVEAILS; encoded by the coding sequence ATGGCCAAGAAAAAAAATAAAGGTGCGGGAGTTCAGGCTAAGGCTGAAACTCAGGGGGCTGGTGGCAAGATTAAAGAGTTCACCGAATTCCTGGAACAGTCCAAGGTCGAAATCAAGAAGGTCGTATGGCCTACTCAGAAAGAGACTATACAGACCTGTACCGCCGTCTTGGTCCTTGTCGTAGTCATGTCGCTTTTTCTGGGTGTTGTTGACATGGGGCTCAGCAAACTTGTTGAGGCAATCCTGTCTTAA
- a CDS encoding chemotaxis protein, with protein MAHTDILLEAGTNELEIVEFWLEEEPREEGEGNYRGFYGVNVAKVLEIIRIPEKITKLPKVAHPAIMGTFNLRNKVIPLVDLSHWLKKPRVETEPPKVIVTEFNNVSSAFLVSGVTRIHRISWERVEAPSTYVSTLSEDSITGVVKFEDRISLILDLEKIVAELNPDLGLKLDDSIDWANNAGYKAIIADDSTLIREMLYEMMIRAKFSVEMANTGRSCWDKLQEYKRRSIEENRPITDFVNVVISDIEMPVMDGHNLTVRIKADDVLKELPVILFSSIITDKLRHKGESVGADDQISKPEVTELAQRAIALIEK; from the coding sequence ATGGCCCATACTGATATTTTGCTCGAAGCGGGAACCAATGAACTTGAAATTGTTGAGTTCTGGCTTGAAGAAGAACCCCGCGAAGAAGGCGAAGGCAACTATCGCGGCTTTTACGGTGTTAACGTAGCCAAGGTTCTGGAGATTATCAGAATTCCTGAGAAAATCACCAAACTTCCCAAGGTTGCTCACCCGGCCATTATGGGCACTTTCAACCTGCGTAACAAGGTTATTCCACTAGTGGACCTGAGTCACTGGCTTAAAAAGCCTAGGGTTGAAACAGAACCTCCCAAGGTAATCGTTACCGAATTCAACAATGTGTCATCTGCTTTTCTTGTTTCAGGAGTTACCAGAATTCACAGGATCAGTTGGGAAAGGGTCGAAGCACCATCAACCTATGTCTCCACCCTTTCTGAAGACTCTATTACCGGTGTTGTAAAATTCGAAGACAGAATATCTTTGATACTTGATCTTGAAAAAATTGTTGCCGAACTCAACCCGGACCTCGGGCTTAAGCTTGATGACTCCATCGACTGGGCTAACAACGCCGGATACAAGGCCATCATCGCTGACGACTCAACGTTGATCAGGGAAATGCTTTACGAAATGATGATCAGGGCCAAATTTTCCGTGGAAATGGCCAATACAGGACGTTCCTGCTGGGATAAATTGCAGGAATACAAAAGACGTTCCATTGAGGAAAACCGTCCCATTACCGACTTTGTAAATGTAGTAATTTCCGACATTGAAATGCCGGTTATGGACGGACACAACCTTACTGTGCGCATCAAGGCGGATGATGTGCTCAAAGAACTGCCTGTAATCCTTTTCTCCTCCATCATTACCGATAAGCTTCGCCACAAGGGTGAATCTGTCGGGGCTGACGATCAGATTTCCAAACCTGAAGTAACAGAACTGGCCCAAAGAGCCATTGCCCTGATCGAAAAATAG
- the rplA gene encoding 50S ribosomal protein L1 — MPKHGKKYRKATEGTEQIGLTVEQAVASAVEKAYAKFDETVDVAINLGVDPKYSDQMIRGAVTLPNGLGKEIRVACFVNGEKEAEAKEAGADFVGGDDLVAKVKDGWLDFDKAIATPDMMAKVGQIGRVLGPRGLMPNAKTGTVTFDVANAVSELKAGRVEFKVDKAGVLHAPIGKVSFGAEKLLENLKTLLETVNKLKPSSAKGTYMKAVAVATTMGPGFKIDPLAARKYSES; from the coding sequence ATGCCTAAGCACGGAAAAAAATACAGAAAAGCAACAGAAGGTACCGAACAGATCGGTTTGACCGTTGAACAGGCGGTAGCTTCTGCTGTAGAAAAGGCATATGCCAAATTCGACGAGACTGTTGATGTTGCCATCAACCTCGGCGTAGACCCCAAATATTCTGACCAGATGATCCGCGGCGCAGTAACTCTGCCCAACGGTCTCGGTAAAGAAATTCGCGTAGCTTGCTTCGTGAACGGGGAAAAAGAAGCGGAAGCCAAGGAAGCCGGCGCTGACTTTGTCGGTGGCGATGACCTGGTTGCCAAAGTTAAGGACGGATGGCTTGATTTCGATAAAGCTATCGCAACTCCTGACATGATGGCTAAAGTCGGTCAGATTGGTCGTGTCCTCGGACCCCGCGGTCTGATGCCTAACGCCAAGACCGGTACCGTTACTTTTGATGTGGCTAATGCAGTTAGCGAACTTAAAGCTGGTCGCGTAGAATTCAAGGTTGATAAAGCCGGTGTTCTGCACGCACCTATCGGAAAAGTTTCTTTCGGAGCTGAGAAGCTTCTTGAGAACCTCAAAACCTTGCTGGAAACAGTGAACAAACTGAAACCTTCCTCTGCGAAAGGTACCTACATGAAGGCTGTTGCCGTAGCTACCACCATGGGCCCCGGTTTCAAGATTGATCCTCTGGCAGCAAGAAAATACTCTGAGTCCTAA